ACCGCGACGTGGTCAGGCATCCCATCGTGCAGTCGATCGTGCAGGCTTACGAAAAACGTTCCCGCCGGACCAGGGGGCGGGAGCAGGGCGAACAACCATGAGCAGACCGGAAAAGAAAACCGATGCCGTGCCTCGCAAGCTGGCGCGCGGGGCGGCGGACAACGGCCGTTTCTGGGGGATCGACAAAAAATACCAGCCCTATCTGCTGCTCTGCCTGCTGGCGTTTGTCCTCACCCTGATCATCGTCCCCAAGGGGGGATTCACCCCGGCGCATTACGCGCCCGGCGATGTCGCGGCCATCGACATCAAGGCACCCCGGGATCTGCTGATTCCGGATGAGAAACTGACCGCGAAAAAGCGCCAGGAAGCGCAGCAGGCCGTGTTGCCGCTCTACGATTTCGATCCGGCGGTCGGCAGCGACCTGACCGACCGGCTGCGGCAGGTCTTCGGCATCCTGGCGCCGGAAAGGCTCGAGGAGGGGGATCTGCATCGTGTCGAGTCGGAAGTTGAGGGCGTGCTCGGGCTCGACGTCGATGAAGGGCAGTTCGCGATCCTGCGCCAGCTCGCTGCGAAAAGCGAGCTGCACCAGCCTCTGCTCGACGAGGTGACCCGTGCCCTGTCAGTGAAGGCGGTCGCCAACCTGCAGCTGTTCAAGCAGGACCGGGAAAAGGGCGTTGTCGTTCGCGACCTGGTCGCCGGAACGGAAGCGGAGCTGGCCGACCTTACCGAAGTTGTCGGCGTCGGTGAAATCCGAGATCGGTTACTTGCCGGTCTGAAGCGGGCCGGCCTCGATCGCCGGCAGCGCAAGGTGCTGCACGGTCTGCTGGTCCGGATGGTGCGTCCCAATCTGACCTTCAACAAGAACGAAACCGAAGAGCGGAAGCGGCGGGCGGCCGAGGCGGTGCAGCCCATCCTGATACAGGTCAAGAAAGGGGAGATGATCGTTCGCGAGGGGGCGAGGGTCACCGAGGAGCAGGTGCGCAAGCTCAAGGCGCTGCGCGATCTGAAGAAGGATCGTCGCAACCTGAGCGCGGCGGCCGGGATGCTGCTGGTTCTGCTGCTGGTTCTGCTGGTCAGTTTTCAGTTTGCCGGCAAAAACATCTCCAAGTTCCGGCTGCAGCCTCGCGACATGCTCTTTCTGGTTCTGACCTTCAGTGGTCTGTTCGTGCTGATCAAGCTGGCCATCTTTCTCGCCGCGGCGGTGGAAACGGCCTTTCCCTACATCGACTCGGCCAGCTTCTATTACCTGATTCCCTTTGCCGCCGGCGCCGTTCTGGTGCGCATCGTCCTCAATTCGGAAGTTGCCCTGGTCTTTTCCGCCCTGGTGGCGCTGGCGGTCGGCCTGCTCTTCAGCAACAGCCTCTTTCTCGCCCTTTACGTTCTGATCGGTTCGCTGACCGGCGCCCATTTCGTTCGCCACTGTGGAACCCGTTCCGCCCTCTACCGGGCTGGCTGGCAGGTCTCCCTGGTTAACATGGCGATGGTGTTCGGTCTGCACCTGATGGCCGGCCATTCTCTGTCGATCCAGCTGCTCTACAAACTCGGCTTTGCCATGGCCGGCGGTTTTTTCTGCGCCATCGTCGCCACGGCGGCGGTGCCGCTGATCGAGGCCGTTTTCAAGTACACCACCGATATCAAGCTGCTGGAGCTGGCCAACCTGAACACGCCGGTTCTGCGGCAGCTGATGGTGCAGGCGCCGGGGACCTATCATCACTCCATTGTTGTCGGCAACCTCGCCGAGGCCGGCGCCGAGGCCATCGGCGCCAATCCGCTGCTGGCCCGGGTGGCCGCCTACTATCACGACATCGGCAAGATCAAAAAGCCGCTCTACTTCGTCGAGAACCAGAGCGGCACGGAGAACAAGCACGACAAGTTGAGCCCCTCCATGAGCGCCCTGATCCTGATGGCCCATATCAAGGACGGGGTTGAACTCGCCCGGGAGAACAGGCTGGGTCGGGAGTTGATCGACATTCTGCGCCAGCACCACGGCACCGCCCTGATGAAATATTTCTACGACAAGGCAAAGAACCAGCAGGACCCCGAGGTGCAGCAGGTCGACGAACGGGACTACCGTTATCCGGGGCCCAAGCCGCAGACCCGGGAGGCGGCGCTCATCATGCTGGCCGACGCGGTCGAGGCCGCCGGACGCACCCTGACCGACCCGACCCCCGCCCGTATCCAGGGAATGGTGCAGAAGATCATCAACAACATTTTCATCGACGGTCAGCTCGACGAGTGTGAACTGACCCTGAAGGATCTGCACAAGATCGCACGCAGCTTCAACCGCATTCTTGCGGGCATATTCCACTACCGGATCGACTACCCCGAACCGGTACACAAGGAAAAGGAACCGACCAGGAAGAAGAATGGCGACCATACAGATCGAGAATCGGCAGGCGAGGCAGCAGATCGACCTGGACGAACTGGAAAAGGCGGCGCAGAAGATCTTAAACGTCTTGGGATGTCCTGAGGGTGAGCTTTCGGTTCTGCTGGTCGACGACGAGCGGATCCGGGAGATCAACCGCGACTATCTCGACCGCGATCGGCCGACCAACGTCATCTCTTTTTCGATGCGTGAGGGGGAGGGAGCAGATCTCTGTCCCGGATTGCTCGGGGATGTGGTGATTTCCACTGAAACGGCCGCCAGGGATGCTCTGGAAGCCGGACTCTCGTTTCGGCACGAGCTCTATTTTCTGCTTCTGCACGGCATTCTGCACCTGCTGGGCTATGACCACGAACGCAGCGGCGAGGATGAAGCGGCCCGCATGGAGGCAAAGGAACGGGAGGTTTTCGCCCTGCTTCGTCGGGAATTTCGGTTGTCGTGACCCGCGAACCCGTCAAACCCTCGACCTGGCTCGAGAGCGTCAACTGCGCCATCGAAGGCATTCTCTGGGCAGCGCGGACCCAGAGACACCTGCGCTGGCATTTTCTCGCCGCCATGGCGGTCTTCATGGCGGCGCTCTACCTTCGGATTCCGGTGGTCGAGCTGATTCTGCTGGCTTTCGCCGTCACCCTGGTGCTGTTCGCCGAACTGGTCAATACGGCCGTCGAAATCGTCGTCGACATGGTTTCGCCCGGTGCCAGCGAGAAGGCCAGGCTCGCCAAGGACGTCGCCGCCGGGGCGGTGCTCATGGCGACGGTCGGTGCGGCGGCGGTCGGCTATTTCGCCTTTTCCCGCTACGTATTTCCCGTTGTCAGGGAGGGGATCGCTCCTTTGCAGCGGGCGCCGGGGGAGGTGGCGGTCGTTGCCGTGATTGCCGTGACCATCATGGTGGTGCTGTTCAAGGCCCGGTTTGGCCGGGGAACACCCCTGCACGGCGGAATGCCGAGCGGGCATGCCGCCGTCGCTTTTTCCATCGCCACATCGATTGCGCTCTCCGATGTCGGTGTGGTCATCGTCGTACTGGCTCTGGCGTTGGCGGTTATGGTCAGCCACAGCCGGTTGCTGATGCGCATTCATGATGTCAGGGAAGTCGTCGCGGGAGCGGGGCTGGGCATTCTGCTGACACTGCTGGTGCATCTGCTGCTGTGACTCCAGGGACGTCAAGAGCGGCAGTCAGGATGAAGGGTGTTTTTCTCGGGAGGAACTGTTGGCTGACGAACAGAGACGACAACCGGATGAATCGCTACTGAGCAGGTTCGGGCGCCTGTTGCGTGGCCGGCGGCGGGCGCTGTCGGAAAGAGAGCTGCAGGCCATGATCGAGGAGTCGGAGGAAGAGGGGCTGATCAACGAGGAAGAGAGCGAAATGCTCGCTTCCATTTTCGAGTTCGGCGAAACCATCGTCCGGGAGGTGATGGTTCCCAGAACCGAGATGGTCTGCTGCCCGGTCGATGCTCCCATGGAGAAGCTTCTCGCCATCATCATCAATTCCGGCCATTCACGTTTTCCCATCTTCGAGGGAACGACGGACCGCATTGTCGGGGTTGTCTACGCCAAGGACCTGCTCCGCTACTGGGGGCGGTCTCCCGACGAGGTCAGCATCCGCCAGGTCATGCGGAAACCCTTCTTCGTTCCGGAAACCAAGAAGATCGAGGAACTGCTGAAGGACTTCAGGACCAGGCGGGTTCATCTCGCCATTGCCGTCGACGAATACGGCGGCACGTCGGGGCTGATCACCATCGAGGATCTGCTGGAGGAGATCGTCGGCGACATTCAGGACGAATATGACCTGGAGGACGTGCAGCTTCGTCAGGAAGCAGAAGGCGTCTTTGTCGTTGATGCGCGCATCGGCATGTCGGAGCTGGAAGAAAGCCTCGACATCGACATCGATTGCCCGGAGGATGTCGATACCCTGGGCGGCTATCTCTGCCATCTCTGCGGCTCGGTTCCCGCGCCCGGCCGGCAAGTCGAAGCCGGCCGGCTGCGGCTCGATGTACTCGAAGCCGATGAGCGGCGCATCAGCAGGGTGAGGGTCACCCTGCTGCCCGAGAGTACCGATGAAGACTGAAACGGCGGTGCGGCGGTTTTTCCGGCCGGATCTGGTCGCCGCGGCCGGCTCGGGTCTGCTGGTCGCCCTGGCCTTTCCCCGCCCGTCCCTCTACCCGCTGGCCTGGATCGGATTTGCTCCCCTGCTGGTGTCCGGCAGCCGCCGGCCCTTTCGCGCCGGCATGTTGGCCGGCACGGTCTTTTTCGGCCTGGTCCTCTACTGGCTGAATATCGTCATGACCACCTACGGTCGGCTCGCCCTGCCGCTGGCGCTGGCGGCCTGGCTTCTGCTTTCCGTCTATCTCGCCCTTTTCTGGGCCGTCCCTTTCTGGGGGGCGCTTCGGCTTCGGGCGGTTTGCCGTTTTCCTCTGACCCTGGTCTTTCCGGTTTTCTGGGTCGGTTGCGAATATCTGCGCGGCTGGCTGCTGACCGGTTTTCCCTGGGCCCTGCTCGGCTATTCGCAGCACCCCTTTTCGCTGGTGTTGCAGACGGCCGACCTGTTCGGAGTCTATGGCGTCAGCTTTCTCGTCGCCCTGGTCAATGCCCTGCTTGCCGAAATCGTCCTGGGCCGGAAGGACGGCCACCCGCTGCCGGTCAGGTCGCTTCTGGCTGTCGGCTGCCTGCTGGCCGCCGCCCTCGGCTACGGCGCCTGGCGGCTGGACACCCCTGCGGCTTCGCCGCAACAGGGATTTACGGTGGCGCTGGCGCAGGGGAACATCGACCAGGCGCAGAAGTGGGATGCCCGGTTTCTGTATGAAACCCTCGACATCTACCGCCGGCTGAGCCGGCAGGCGTCACGGGCGGGGGCCGAGCTGACGGTCTGGCCGGAAAGCGCGACCCCCTTCTATTTCCAGGAGCCGGGCAGACCCCGTTCGCTGGTGGTCGGGGCGGCCCGCGAGCTGGGCGGTTTCCTGCTGTTCGGCGCGCCGGCCTACGAAAGGGAAGGAGACAGAGTCAGGTTTTACAACAGTGCCTACCTGCTGAATGCCGCCGGCGAGGTTCTGGGCCGCAGCGATAAGATTCACCTGGTTCCCTTCGGCGAATACGTGCCGCTCAAGTGGCTGCTGCCGTTTGTCGACAAGCTGGTGGCCGGCATCGGGGATTTTTCTTCTGGGAGGGTCATGCCCCTGAAGATGAACGGTCAGGCTCTCGGCGTACTGGTTTGTTATGAGGCGATCTTTCCCGATATCGCCCGCAGTTATGTCCGCCGGGGCAGCGATCTTCTGGTCAATATCACCAACGACGCCTGGTTCGGCCGTTCTTCCGCGCCCTGGCAGCATCTGGAAATGGCAGCCTTTCGCGCCGTGGAGCAGCGCGTCTGGCTGGTGCGCGCCGCCAATACGGGGGTTTCGGCCCTGATCAGTCCGACAGGTAAAGTCGTCAGCCACTCAAGGCTGTTCGAACCGGCGCTGGTCGTCGGCCGGGTCGTGCCCGGAGCCGGTCCGTCCCTCTACCGGCGGATCGGTGACGTTCTGCCGTTTTTCTGCCTTTTGACGGCGGCAGGGTGGCTCTGGATCCTCTGGCGTCGGTCGTCGGGCAGGGCAGGCTGATTTTCCGGCAGGAGCGGCTTGCCCCATGCCTCCTCAGCGGGTATAATCGCGCACCCGATTCAAATCCAGATCACGAGGTTGCTGATGTTCAGAGAAGAGATAGACAAACTCCGGTCGCTGAAGGAAAAGCTCGTCGAGCTGAGGAGGTATCTTTGACCTCGACGGCAAGAAAGAGCGGATTCAGGAACTGGAGGCCGAAATAGCGCGTCCCGGTTTCTGGGACCGGGGAGACGAATCCCAGGATGTCCTGCGGGAACGGACCAGCCTGCAGAAAACGGTCGAGGGCTGGGAAGAAGCCTACGGCGAGCTGGAGGATCTGCTGGTTCTGTGCGAACTCGGCGAGGAGAGTGAGGACGAGGAAACCCTCGCCGAGGTGAAATCCCTGCTTCCCGAACTGGAAAAGAAGATCGGGAAGATGGAATTCGCCCGCATGCTCAATGGCGAGTATGACGCCAACAACGCCATCGTCAGCATCAATGCCGGTGCCGGCGGTACCGAGGCGCAGGACTGGGCGGAGATGCTGCTGCGCATGTATCTGCGGTTCTGTGAGCGGCGCGGATTCAAAACGGAAATCACAGATTACCAGCCCGGCGAGGAAGCGGGCGTCAAGAGTGTGACCTTTTCGGTCGGAGGCGACTACGCCTACGGCTGGTTGCGGGCGGAAAAGGGCATTCACCGGCTGGTGCGCATCTCGCCTTACGATTCGAGCGCCCGGCGCCATACCTCGTTCTGTTCGGTGTTCGTCTTTCCCGAGCTGAACGACGATGTTGAGATCGATATCCAGGAGAAGGATCTGAAGATCGATACCTATCGCGCCAGCGGCGCCGGCGGGCAGCACGTCAACAAGACCGATTCGGCCATCCGGATCACTCATGTCCCGACCGGCATCGTGGTCTCCTGCCAGAACGAGCGCTCCCAGCACAAGAACAAGGCGGTGGCGATGAAGCAGCTCAAGGCTCGGCTGTTCGAGCTCGAGCTGCGCAAGAAGGAGGAAGAGGCGGCGGCGCTGGCCGGCGACAAGAAGGAGATCGCCTGGGGCAGCCAGATCCGCTCCTACGTGCTGCATCCCTACCGGATGGTCAAGGATCACCGGACCGGCTACGAGGTCAGCAACACCGACGCGGTGCTCGACGGTGACCTTGACGGCTTCATCGAGGCCTATCTGCTGGGCGGACAGAACTGATTTCGGGGCCGGCCGTCCGGTTTTGCCGGCGCGGTCGGCGCGACTCGATCGAACGGGTTGAGGAAAGGCTTTTGAAGACGATGGAAGAGACAAGCGACATCCGGGGCCAGCGGCTGGCCAAGGTCGAAGAACTGCGGCAAAACGGCATCAACCCCTACGCCAACGGATTTGCTCCCACACATACGCTCGCCGAGGTGGCCGAGGCCCACGGCGGCCATGCGGCCGAGAAACTGGCGGAACTCGATGTCCGTTACGCGGTCGCGGGACGTATCATGGCCCGCCGCGATTTCGGCAAGGCCGCCTTCATCCAGCTGCAGGACCGCAGCGGCAGGCTTCAGGTCTACGTGAACAAGCAGCAGGTCGGTGCCGAGACGTTCGAGCTGTTTCGCAAGCTCGATATCGGCGATATCGTGGGGCTGGAGGGGAGGCCGTTCCGCACCAAGACCGACGAGCTGTCCCTGCGTGCCGAGACGCTGACGCTGCTGACCAAGTCGCTGCAGCCGTTGCCGGAGAAGTGGCACGGCCTGACCGATGTCGAAACCCGCTATCGTCAGCGCTATCTCGATTTGCTGGTCAATCCGGAAGTGTGCGAAACCTTCCGCAAGCGCAGCCGCATCATCGCCCTGATTCGCCAGTTCATGGTCGAACGGGATTTTCTCGAGGTGGAGACGCCGATGATGCAGCCGATCGCCGGCGGGGCGACGGCGAGGCCCTTCATCACCCACCACAATACCCTGAAGATGGATCTCTTCCTGCGCATTGCGCCGGAACTCTATCTGAAGCGGCTGGTGGTTGGCGGATTCGAACGGGTGTTCGAGATCAACCGCAATTTCCGCAACGAGGGGATTTCGATCCAGCACAACCCCGAATTCACCATGATGGAGTTCTATCAGGCCTACGCCACCTACCATGACCTGATGGATCTGACCGAGGAGTTGATCTGCAAGCTGGCGCGGGAAGTGTGTGGTTCGCTCAAGATCAGCTACGGCGGTCGCGAGGTCGACCTGACACCGCCCTGGGACCGGCTGACGGTGCGCGAGGCGATCTGCAGGTATGGCGAAGTCGATCCGGAGGTGCTGGAGGACCATGACCGCTGCCTCGCCTATGCCCGCAGCAGGGGGCTGGAGTTCGAGGGGCCCATCGGGCACGGCAAGCTGCTGACGGAAATTTTCGACGAGGTGGTTGAACCGCACCTGTGGAATCCGACTTTCATCACCGAATATCCGACAGAGGTTTCGCCGCTGTCGCGCAAGAACGATGACAACCCCGATGTCGTCGACCGTTTCGAGCTGTTCGTAGTGGGCCGGGAGCTGGCCAACGCCTTCTCCGAGCTGAACGATCCCGTCGATCAGCGGGAGCGTTTCGAGAAACAGCTGGCGGAAAAGGAGGCCGGTGACGAGGAGGCCCACGCCATGGACGAAGACTACATCCGCGCTCTCGAATACGGCTTGCCGCCCACCGCCGGCGAGGGGATCGGCATCGACCGGCTGGTCATGCTGCTGACCGACTCGCCGTCGATCCGGGACGTCATTCTCTTTCCGCAACTGCGTCGCGAAACCCGCTGATCACGGACCGGGAACCGGACCTGTCATGGGATACGAATGGTTTGTCAGCCTGCGCTATCTGCGGGCCAAGCGCAAGCAGACCTTCATATCGGTCATCTCCTTCATCTCCATCGCCGGGGTCACCCTCGGTGTCGCCGCCCTGATTCTGGTGCTGGCGGTGATGACCGGTTTTCATGACGGTGTCCGCAAGCAGATCCTCGGCAACATTCCGCACGTTCTGGTGCAGAAATACGGTGGCGCCCTGGAAGACTCGCCCGGTTTTCTCGACGATCTGCGTCAGGTTTCGCCACATGTCGTGGCCGTCACGCCATTCGTTGCCCGGGAGTCGATGCTGCTGGCGAACGGGAATGTCTCCGCCGTCAGTCTCAAGGGGATTCCCCGCAGCCACAAGGTGCTGAAAAAGGAATTTTTGAGCCTCGACAACCAGGATGTCGCCTCCCTGCTTTTCCGTGAAGATGACAACCACCTGCCCGGTATTCTCGTCGGCATCGACACGGCGACCGCCCTCGGTGTTTCCCTCGGAGACACCATCAATGTCATCCCGCCGATGTTCACCATGACCCCTTTCGGCATGATTCCGAAGATGAAGCCCTTCAGGGTGGTCGGCATCTTCAGGCAGGGTGGCGGTTTTCTCGATACCTTTTTCGCCTATGTCTCTCTGCCGCAGGCCCAGGCCTTTCTCGACAGCAGGGAGCAGCTGACCGGCATCGAGATCGATGTCGACCGTTATGACCATGCCGCCGGTGTTGCCGAGGCCCTGCGCGCCAGGTACGGATTTCCTTACGTGATCCGCTCCTGGGAGGATATGTTCGGCTCTTTCCTTTCGGCGCTGAAGCTGGAGAAGCTCGGACTGTTCATCGTGCTCGGCATCATCGTGCTGGTCGCCGCCTTCAACATCGCCTCCACCCTGATCATGGTGGTGATGGAAAAGAACAAGGATATCGCCATTCTGCGTTCGATGGGAGCGACCTCGCGCAGCATCATGAAGATCTTTCTGTTCGAGGGGCTGGTCATTGGCGTGGTCGGCACGTCGCTGGGGACGGTTTTCGGCCTGTTGCTGGCCTGGAATGCCGATCCGGTGATCAAGTGGGCCGAGAGGACTTTCGGCCTGAAGATCTTCGACCAGGCGGTCTACGGGATGGACCATTTCCCCTCGGTGGTCAACTCCGGAGATGTCCTCGCGGTGGTGGCCGTCTCCTTGGGCATTTCCCTGTTGGCAACCCTCTATCCTGCCTGGCATGCCGCCAGGACGGATCCTGCCGAGGCCCTGCGCTATGAGTGACGACAGAATCAGCGTCCGGAATCTGGTCAAGTCCTATCCGACCGCCGAGGGGACGGTCGAGGTCCTGCGTGGAATCGATCTCGACATCATGACCGGTGAGCGACTGGCCATTGTCGGCGCTTCCGGAGCCGGGAAGAGCACTCTTATGCATATCTTGGGCGGGCTGGACCGTCCCACCGATGGCCGGGTCTGCTATTCCGGTCAGAACATCTGGGCGTTGCCGGAGGCGGGGATCGATTCTTTTCGCAACCGGACCATCGGATTTGTTTTTCAGTTCCATCAGCTGTTGCCGGAGTTCACTGCGCTCGAAAATGTCATGATGCCGATGCTTGTCGGAGGAAGCGGTCGCAGGGAGGCGAGGGAAAACGCCGAGCGGCTGTTGCGGGAGGTCGGCCTCGGGCACCGGCTTGGACACAAGCCGGGGCAGCTTTCCGGCGGGGAGCAGCAACGGGTCGCCATCGCCCGTGCCCTGGTGATGGAGCCGAAAGTCCTGCTGGCCGACGAGCCGACAGGCAATCTTGATTCAACTACCAGCGAAAGCGTTTGGCGGCTATTGGAACAGGTTCACGAGCGGTACCAGCTGACCATGATCATCGTGACCCACAGCGAGACTCTGGCCGGGCGGATGGATCGGATTGTCCGCATGGCGGATGGCCGGATCCTGCCTTGAAAAAGGTTTACACTCTGGCATTCCATTCTCTATAATGACCCATTTTGT
This window of the Geothermobacter ehrlichii genome carries:
- a CDS encoding HD family phosphohydrolase; amino-acid sequence: MSRPEKKTDAVPRKLARGAADNGRFWGIDKKYQPYLLLCLLAFVLTLIIVPKGGFTPAHYAPGDVAAIDIKAPRDLLIPDEKLTAKKRQEAQQAVLPLYDFDPAVGSDLTDRLRQVFGILAPERLEEGDLHRVESEVEGVLGLDVDEGQFAILRQLAAKSELHQPLLDEVTRALSVKAVANLQLFKQDREKGVVVRDLVAGTEAELADLTEVVGVGEIRDRLLAGLKRAGLDRRQRKVLHGLLVRMVRPNLTFNKNETEERKRRAAEAVQPILIQVKKGEMIVREGARVTEEQVRKLKALRDLKKDRRNLSAAAGMLLVLLLVLLVSFQFAGKNISKFRLQPRDMLFLVLTFSGLFVLIKLAIFLAAAVETAFPYIDSASFYYLIPFAAGAVLVRIVLNSEVALVFSALVALAVGLLFSNSLFLALYVLIGSLTGAHFVRHCGTRSALYRAGWQVSLVNMAMVFGLHLMAGHSLSIQLLYKLGFAMAGGFFCAIVATAAVPLIEAVFKYTTDIKLLELANLNTPVLRQLMVQAPGTYHHSIVVGNLAEAGAEAIGANPLLARVAAYYHDIGKIKKPLYFVENQSGTENKHDKLSPSMSALILMAHIKDGVELARENRLGRELIDILRQHHGTALMKYFYDKAKNQQDPEVQQVDERDYRYPGPKPQTREAALIMLADAVEAAGRTLTDPTPARIQGMVQKIINNIFIDGQLDECELTLKDLHKIARSFNRILAGIFHYRIDYPEPVHKEKEPTRKKNGDHTDRESAGEAADRPGRTGKGGAEDLKRLGMS
- the ybeY gene encoding rRNA maturation RNase YbeY gives rise to the protein MATIQIENRQARQQIDLDELEKAAQKILNVLGCPEGELSVLLVDDERIREINRDYLDRDRPTNVISFSMREGEGADLCPGLLGDVVISTETAARDALEAGLSFRHELYFLLLHGILHLLGYDHERSGEDEAARMEAKEREVFALLRREFRLS
- a CDS encoding diacylglycerol kinase, whose amino-acid sequence is MTREPVKPSTWLESVNCAIEGILWAARTQRHLRWHFLAAMAVFMAALYLRIPVVELILLAFAVTLVLFAELVNTAVEIVVDMVSPGASEKARLAKDVAAGAVLMATVGAAAVGYFAFSRYVFPVVREGIAPLQRAPGEVAVVAVIAVTIMVVLFKARFGRGTPLHGGMPSGHAAVAFSIATSIALSDVGVVIVVLALALAVMVSHSRLLMRIHDVREVVAGAGLGILLTLLVHLLL
- a CDS encoding hemolysin family protein yields the protein MADEQRRQPDESLLSRFGRLLRGRRRALSERELQAMIEESEEEGLINEEESEMLASIFEFGETIVREVMVPRTEMVCCPVDAPMEKLLAIIINSGHSRFPIFEGTTDRIVGVVYAKDLLRYWGRSPDEVSIRQVMRKPFFVPETKKIEELLKDFRTRRVHLAIAVDEYGGTSGLITIEDLLEEIVGDIQDEYDLEDVQLRQEAEGVFVVDARIGMSELEESLDIDIDCPEDVDTLGGYLCHLCGSVPAPGRQVEAGRLRLDVLEADERRISRVRVTLLPESTDED
- the lnt gene encoding apolipoprotein N-acyltransferase; this encodes MKTETAVRRFFRPDLVAAAGSGLLVALAFPRPSLYPLAWIGFAPLLVSGSRRPFRAGMLAGTVFFGLVLYWLNIVMTTYGRLALPLALAAWLLLSVYLALFWAVPFWGALRLRAVCRFPLTLVFPVFWVGCEYLRGWLLTGFPWALLGYSQHPFSLVLQTADLFGVYGVSFLVALVNALLAEIVLGRKDGHPLPVRSLLAVGCLLAAALGYGAWRLDTPAASPQQGFTVALAQGNIDQAQKWDARFLYETLDIYRRLSRQASRAGAELTVWPESATPFYFQEPGRPRSLVVGAARELGGFLLFGAPAYEREGDRVRFYNSAYLLNAAGEVLGRSDKIHLVPFGEYVPLKWLLPFVDKLVAGIGDFSSGRVMPLKMNGQALGVLVCYEAIFPDIARSYVRRGSDLLVNITNDAWFGRSSAPWQHLEMAAFRAVEQRVWLVRAANTGVSALISPTGKVVSHSRLFEPALVVGRVVPGAGPSLYRRIGDVLPFFCLLTAAGWLWILWRRSSGRAG
- the prfB gene encoding peptide chain release factor 2 (programmed frameshift); translation: MFREEIDKLRSLKEKLVELRRYLDLDGKKERIQELEAEIARPGFWDRGDESQDVLRERTSLQKTVEGWEEAYGELEDLLVLCELGEESEDEETLAEVKSLLPELEKKIGKMEFARMLNGEYDANNAIVSINAGAGGTEAQDWAEMLLRMYLRFCERRGFKTEITDYQPGEEAGVKSVTFSVGGDYAYGWLRAEKGIHRLVRISPYDSSARRHTSFCSVFVFPELNDDVEIDIQEKDLKIDTYRASGAGGQHVNKTDSAIRITHVPTGIVVSCQNERSQHKNKAVAMKQLKARLFELELRKKEEEAAALAGDKKEIAWGSQIRSYVLHPYRMVKDHRTGYEVSNTDAVLDGDLDGFIEAYLLGGQN
- the lysS gene encoding lysine--tRNA ligase — encoded protein: MEETSDIRGQRLAKVEELRQNGINPYANGFAPTHTLAEVAEAHGGHAAEKLAELDVRYAVAGRIMARRDFGKAAFIQLQDRSGRLQVYVNKQQVGAETFELFRKLDIGDIVGLEGRPFRTKTDELSLRAETLTLLTKSLQPLPEKWHGLTDVETRYRQRYLDLLVNPEVCETFRKRSRIIALIRQFMVERDFLEVETPMMQPIAGGATARPFITHHNTLKMDLFLRIAPELYLKRLVVGGFERVFEINRNFRNEGISIQHNPEFTMMEFYQAYATYHDLMDLTEELICKLAREVCGSLKISYGGREVDLTPPWDRLTVREAICRYGEVDPEVLEDHDRCLAYARSRGLEFEGPIGHGKLLTEIFDEVVEPHLWNPTFITEYPTEVSPLSRKNDDNPDVVDRFELFVVGRELANAFSELNDPVDQRERFEKQLAEKEAGDEEAHAMDEDYIRALEYGLPPTAGEGIGIDRLVMLLTDSPSIRDVILFPQLRRETR
- a CDS encoding lipoprotein-releasing ABC transporter permease subunit translates to MGYEWFVSLRYLRAKRKQTFISVISFISIAGVTLGVAALILVLAVMTGFHDGVRKQILGNIPHVLVQKYGGALEDSPGFLDDLRQVSPHVVAVTPFVARESMLLANGNVSAVSLKGIPRSHKVLKKEFLSLDNQDVASLLFREDDNHLPGILVGIDTATALGVSLGDTINVIPPMFTMTPFGMIPKMKPFRVVGIFRQGGGFLDTFFAYVSLPQAQAFLDSREQLTGIEIDVDRYDHAAGVAEALRARYGFPYVIRSWEDMFGSFLSALKLEKLGLFIVLGIIVLVAAFNIASTLIMVVMEKNKDIAILRSMGATSRSIMKIFLFEGLVIGVVGTSLGTVFGLLLAWNADPVIKWAERTFGLKIFDQAVYGMDHFPSVVNSGDVLAVVAVSLGISLLATLYPAWHAARTDPAEALRYE
- a CDS encoding ABC transporter ATP-binding protein; the protein is MSDDRISVRNLVKSYPTAEGTVEVLRGIDLDIMTGERLAIVGASGAGKSTLMHILGGLDRPTDGRVCYSGQNIWALPEAGIDSFRNRTIGFVFQFHQLLPEFTALENVMMPMLVGGSGRREARENAERLLREVGLGHRLGHKPGQLSGGEQQRVAIARALVMEPKVLLADEPTGNLDSTTSESVWRLLEQVHERYQLTMIIVTHSETLAGRMDRIVRMADGRILP